The proteins below are encoded in one region of Coturnix japonica isolate 7356 chromosome 10, Coturnix japonica 2.1, whole genome shotgun sequence:
- the KIF23 gene encoding kinesin-like protein KIF23 isoform X4, which yields MKAARVKTPRRPALKKPAPSGLKDPVGVYCRVRPLSRPDQECCIEVINENTVQIHPPDGYRIFRNGEYRETQYSFKEVFGTLVPQKELFDVVAKPLVEDLIRGKNGLLFTYGVTGSGKTHTMTGSPGDGGLLPRCLAMIFNSIGPFQAKRFVFKLDDKNGVDVQCEVDALLERQKRDAMPVPKTPSGKRQVDPEFADMINVQDHCKAEEVDEDNVYSVFVSYIEIYNNYIYDLLEETPFDLIKPKPPQSKILREDQNHNMYVTGCTEVEVKSTEEAFEVFWKGQKKRRIANTQLNRESSRSHGVFIIKLAQAPLDADGDNVLQEKEQITLSQLSLVDLAGSERTNRTKAEGNRLREAGNINQSLMTLRTCIEVLRENQMCGTNKMVPYRDSKLTHLFKNYFDGEGKVRMIVCVNPKAEDYEESLQVMRFAEMTQEVEVARPVDRPLCGLTPGRRFRNQAFREELARKLEIRGGPINGETEEQSALEILLPSFPPLPSCELLDINDDQTLPKLAEVLEERHKLRQKLSEEFAKNALTFKTILRELDSSIMSKENYVQGKLSEKEKIITGQKTELERMEKKIKTLEYKIEILEKTATIYEEDKRHLQQELESQSQKLQRQASDKRRLEARLQGMVAETTMKWEKECERRVAAKQLEMQNKLWVKDEKLKQLKAIVTEPKSEKPERPSRERDREKPIQRSISPPPVPPSSNFITQVPNSQQFVSNQQVHRRSNSCSSISVASCVMEWEQKTPSHKHTGGISKTRTRQQEPGQSRDCNTSDRRRGMCWTGITEVPKRRDELEIEEDQCCRNAPPVRLRHRRSRSAGERWVDHKPPSNLPTDTVMQPHVPHAITVAAASEKALAKCDKYMLTHQELASDGEIETKLIKGDVFKTRGGGQAVQFTEIETLKQESPTGRKRRSSPSSADPPADAANAEWTDVETRCSVAVEMRAGSALGPGYQHHAQPKRRKP from the exons ATGAAGGCGGC GAGGGTCAAGACCCCGCGGAGGCCGGCGCTGAAGAAGCCGGCGCCGTCCGGCCTGAAGGACCCTGTGGGG GTGTACTGCAGGGTGCGGCCGCTGAGCCGTCCGGATCAGGAGTGCTGCATCGAGGTGATCAACGAGAACACGGTGCAGATCCACCCACCCGACGGATACAGGATATTCCGCAACGGGGAGTACCGGGAG ACGCAGTATTCATTTAAGGAAGTGTTTGGTACCCTCGTTCCTCAAAAGGAGCTTTTTGATGTTGTGGCCAAACCTCTCGTTGAAGATCTCATTCGTGGGAAAAACG GTCTCCTTTTTACATATGGGGTGACAGGCAGTGGGAAAACTCACACTATGACAGGATCTCCTGGTGATGGAGGACTTCTCCCACGGTGTTTGGCTATGATCTTCAACAGCATAGGACCATTCCAAGCCAAGAGATTC GTTTTTAAGCTTGATGACAAGAATGGTGTGGATGTTCAGTGTGAAGTAGATGCTCTGTTAGAGCGACAAAAAAGAGATGCCATGCCTGTTCCCAAAACTCCTTCTGGCAA GCGACAGGTAGATCCAGAGTTTGCTGACATGATCAACGTGCAAGatcactgcaaagcagaagaagTTGATGAAGATAATGTCTACAGTGTCTTTGTCTCCTACATCGAGATCTACAACAACTACATTTATGACCTGTTGGAGGAGACACCATTTGACCTGATAAAACCCAA ACCTCCACAATCCAAAATACTTCGGGAGGACCAGAATCACAACATGTACGTCACAGGATGCACAGAAGTAGAGGTGAAATCCACAGAAGAAGCTTTTGAAGTCTTTTGGAAAG GGCAAAAGAAGAGGCGTATTGCAAACACTCAGCTGAATCGAGAATCTAGTCGATCTCACGGAGTCTTCATTATCAAGTTGGCTCAGGCACCTCTGGATGCAGACGGAGATAATGTGCTGCAG GAGAAGGAACAGATCACTTTAAGCCAGCTGTCCTTAGTTGATCTAGCTGGCAGTGAAAGGACTAATAGAACAAAAGCTGAAGGGAACCGGTTGCGAGAAGCAG gtAATATTAATCAGTCATTAATGACGTTAAGAACATGTATTGAAGTTCTACGGGAAAACCAGATGTGTGGAACAAATAAG atGGTGCCATACAGAGATTCCAAACTGACTCATCTCTTCAAGAACTATTttgatggggaagggaaagtgcGTATGATTGTATGTGTTAATCCTAAAGCTGAGGACTATGAGGAAAGCCTG CAAGTCATGCGTTTTGCAGAGATGACTCAGGAGGTGGAGGTTGCAAGGCCTGTCGACAGACCACTGTGTGGTTTAACACCAGGACGGCGCTTCAGGAATCAGGCCTTCAGAGAGGAGCTGGCACGGAAACTGGAGATTCGAGGCGGCCCAATTAATGGAG aaacagaagagcaatCTGCTTTAGAAATATTATTGCCGAGCTTTCCTCCCCTGCCTTCATGTGAGCTATTAGACATTAATGACGATCAAACACTTCCAAAGCTTGCTGAAGTCCTGGAAGAACGCCATAAACTACGACAAAAGTTGTCAGAGGAGTTTGCCAAAAATG CGCTTACATTTAAAACTATACTGCGAGAACTTGATTCCAGCATTATGTCCAAAGAAAACTATGTGCAAGGAAAATtgtctgaaaaagagaaaataataacaggACAGAAAACGGAGTTAGAAcggatggagaagaaaattaaaactttgGAATACAAG ATTGAGATTTTAGAGAAAACTGCTACTATTTATGAAGAAGATAAGCGTCACCTTCAGCAAGAACTTGAAAGCCAGAGCCAGAAACTGCAACGTCAGGCTTCTGACAAGCGTAGGTTGGAGGCACGGCTGCAAGGCATGGTTGCTGAAACAACCATGAAGTGGGAGAAGGAGTGT GAGCGTCGTgtagcagcaaagcagctggaaatgcaGAACAAACTTTGGGtcaaagatgaaaaactgaagcagcTGAAGGCCATTGTTACTGAACCAAAGAGCGAAAAGCCAGAGAGGCCTTCACgggagagagacagagagaagcCTATTCAGAGGTCAATCTCTCCACCACCAGTACCT CCTTCTAGTAACTTTATTACTCAGGTTCCTAACAGCCAGCAGTTCGTGAGCAACCAGCAGGTGCACAGACGTTCAAATTCTTGTAGCAGCATTTCTGTGGCTTCCTGTGTTATGGAGTGGGAGCAGAAAACACCTTCGCACAAGCATACCGGTGGCATTTCTAAAACAAGGACTAGACAACAAGAACCAGGACAAAGTAGAGACTGTAACACCTCAGACAGAAGGCGAGGGATGTGCTGGACTGGAATCACTGAGGTTCCCAAGCGTAGAGATGAGCTAGAAATAGAAGAGGATCAATGCTGCAGG AACGCGCCTCCAGTTCGTCTCAGGCACAGACGGTCGCGCTCAGCTGGGGAGAGATGGGTAGATCATAAGCCACCTTCTAATCTGCCCACTGACACAGTCATGCAACCACATGTCCCTCATGCCATCACAGTAGCAGCTGCAAGTGAAAAGGCACTAGCTAAGTGTGACAAGTACATGCTGACGCACCAGGAGCTAGCCTCTGATGGGGAGATtgaaacaaaactaattaaG GGTGATGTTTTCAAAACCAGAGGTGGTGGACAGGCTGTGCAGTTCACAGAGATAGAGACTCTCAAGCAAGAATCTCCAACTGG TCGGAAGCGAAGATCATCACCTTCCAGTGCTGATCCACCAGCGGATGCTGCAAATGCTGAATGGACCGATGTGGAAACCAGA TGTTCTGTGGCAGTGGAAATGAGGGCGGGATCTGCCCTTGGACCTGGATATCAGCATCACGCTCAGCCCAA gcgAAGAAAGCCATGA
- the KIF23 gene encoding kinesin-like protein KIF23 isoform X7 has protein sequence MKAARVKTPRRPALKKPAPSGLKDPVGVYCRVRPLSRPDQECCIEVINENTVQIHPPDGYRIFRNGEYRETQYSFKEVFGTLVPQKELFDVVAKPLVEDLIRGKNGLLFTYGVTGSGKTHTMTGSPGDGGLLPRCLAMIFNSIGPFQAKRFVFKLDDKNGVDVQCEVDALLERQKRDAMPVPKTPSGKRQVDPEFADMINVQDHCKAEEVDEDNVYSVFVSYIEIYNNYIYDLLEETPFDLIKPKWNNCNTPVRNGDFIPPQSKILREDQNHNMYVTGCTEVEVKSTEEAFEVFWKGQKKRRIANTQLNRESSRSHGVFIIKLAQAPLDADGDNVLQEKEQITLSQLSLVDLAGSERTNRTKAEGNRLREAGNINQSLMTLRTCIEVLRENQMCGTNKMVPYRDSKLTHLFKNYFDGEGKVRMIVCVNPKAEDYEESLQVMRFAEMTQEVEVARPVDRPLCGLTPGRRFRNQAFREELARKLEIRGGPINGETEEQSALEILLPSFPPLPSCELLDINDDQTLPKLAEVLEERHKLRQKLSEEFAKNALTFKTILRELDSSIMSKENYVQGKLSEKEKIITGQKTELERMEKKIKTLEYKIEILEKTATIYEEDKRHLQQELESQSQKLQRQASDKRRLEARLQGMVAETTMKWEKECERRVAAKQLEMQNKLWVKDEKLKQLKAIVTEPKSEKPERPSRERDREKPIQRSISPPPVPGDVFKTRGGGQAVQFTEIETLKQESPTGRKRRSSPSSADPPADAANAEWTDVETRCSVAVEMRAGSALGPGYQHHAQPKRRKP, from the exons ATGAAGGCGGC GAGGGTCAAGACCCCGCGGAGGCCGGCGCTGAAGAAGCCGGCGCCGTCCGGCCTGAAGGACCCTGTGGGG GTGTACTGCAGGGTGCGGCCGCTGAGCCGTCCGGATCAGGAGTGCTGCATCGAGGTGATCAACGAGAACACGGTGCAGATCCACCCACCCGACGGATACAGGATATTCCGCAACGGGGAGTACCGGGAG ACGCAGTATTCATTTAAGGAAGTGTTTGGTACCCTCGTTCCTCAAAAGGAGCTTTTTGATGTTGTGGCCAAACCTCTCGTTGAAGATCTCATTCGTGGGAAAAACG GTCTCCTTTTTACATATGGGGTGACAGGCAGTGGGAAAACTCACACTATGACAGGATCTCCTGGTGATGGAGGACTTCTCCCACGGTGTTTGGCTATGATCTTCAACAGCATAGGACCATTCCAAGCCAAGAGATTC GTTTTTAAGCTTGATGACAAGAATGGTGTGGATGTTCAGTGTGAAGTAGATGCTCTGTTAGAGCGACAAAAAAGAGATGCCATGCCTGTTCCCAAAACTCCTTCTGGCAA GCGACAGGTAGATCCAGAGTTTGCTGACATGATCAACGTGCAAGatcactgcaaagcagaagaagTTGATGAAGATAATGTCTACAGTGTCTTTGTCTCCTACATCGAGATCTACAACAACTACATTTATGACCTGTTGGAGGAGACACCATTTGACCTGATAAAACCCAA GTGGAACAATTGCAACACTCCTGTTCGAAACGGTGACTTTAT ACCTCCACAATCCAAAATACTTCGGGAGGACCAGAATCACAACATGTACGTCACAGGATGCACAGAAGTAGAGGTGAAATCCACAGAAGAAGCTTTTGAAGTCTTTTGGAAAG GGCAAAAGAAGAGGCGTATTGCAAACACTCAGCTGAATCGAGAATCTAGTCGATCTCACGGAGTCTTCATTATCAAGTTGGCTCAGGCACCTCTGGATGCAGACGGAGATAATGTGCTGCAG GAGAAGGAACAGATCACTTTAAGCCAGCTGTCCTTAGTTGATCTAGCTGGCAGTGAAAGGACTAATAGAACAAAAGCTGAAGGGAACCGGTTGCGAGAAGCAG gtAATATTAATCAGTCATTAATGACGTTAAGAACATGTATTGAAGTTCTACGGGAAAACCAGATGTGTGGAACAAATAAG atGGTGCCATACAGAGATTCCAAACTGACTCATCTCTTCAAGAACTATTttgatggggaagggaaagtgcGTATGATTGTATGTGTTAATCCTAAAGCTGAGGACTATGAGGAAAGCCTG CAAGTCATGCGTTTTGCAGAGATGACTCAGGAGGTGGAGGTTGCAAGGCCTGTCGACAGACCACTGTGTGGTTTAACACCAGGACGGCGCTTCAGGAATCAGGCCTTCAGAGAGGAGCTGGCACGGAAACTGGAGATTCGAGGCGGCCCAATTAATGGAG aaacagaagagcaatCTGCTTTAGAAATATTATTGCCGAGCTTTCCTCCCCTGCCTTCATGTGAGCTATTAGACATTAATGACGATCAAACACTTCCAAAGCTTGCTGAAGTCCTGGAAGAACGCCATAAACTACGACAAAAGTTGTCAGAGGAGTTTGCCAAAAATG CGCTTACATTTAAAACTATACTGCGAGAACTTGATTCCAGCATTATGTCCAAAGAAAACTATGTGCAAGGAAAATtgtctgaaaaagagaaaataataacaggACAGAAAACGGAGTTAGAAcggatggagaagaaaattaaaactttgGAATACAAG ATTGAGATTTTAGAGAAAACTGCTACTATTTATGAAGAAGATAAGCGTCACCTTCAGCAAGAACTTGAAAGCCAGAGCCAGAAACTGCAACGTCAGGCTTCTGACAAGCGTAGGTTGGAGGCACGGCTGCAAGGCATGGTTGCTGAAACAACCATGAAGTGGGAGAAGGAGTGT GAGCGTCGTgtagcagcaaagcagctggaaatgcaGAACAAACTTTGGGtcaaagatgaaaaactgaagcagcTGAAGGCCATTGTTACTGAACCAAAGAGCGAAAAGCCAGAGAGGCCTTCACgggagagagacagagagaagcCTATTCAGAGGTCAATCTCTCCACCACCAGTACCT GGTGATGTTTTCAAAACCAGAGGTGGTGGACAGGCTGTGCAGTTCACAGAGATAGAGACTCTCAAGCAAGAATCTCCAACTGG TCGGAAGCGAAGATCATCACCTTCCAGTGCTGATCCACCAGCGGATGCTGCAAATGCTGAATGGACCGATGTGGAAACCAGA TGTTCTGTGGCAGTGGAAATGAGGGCGGGATCTGCCCTTGGACCTGGATATCAGCATCACGCTCAGCCCAA gcgAAGAAAGCCATGA
- the KIF23 gene encoding kinesin-like protein KIF23 isoform X2, translating into MKAARVKTPRRPALKKPAPSGLKDPVGVYCRVRPLSRPDQECCIEVINENTVQIHPPDGYRIFRNGEYRETQYSFKEVFGTLVPQKELFDVVAKPLVEDLIRGKNGLLFTYGVTGSGKTHTMTGSPGDGGLLPRCLAMIFNSIGPFQAKRFVFKLDDKNGVDVQCEVDALLERQKRDAMPVPKTPSGKRQVDPEFADMINVQDHCKAEEVDEDNVYSVFVSYIEIYNNYIYDLLEETPFDLIKPKWNNCNTPVRNGDFIPPQSKILREDQNHNMYVTGCTEVEVKSTEEAFEVFWKGQKKRRIANTQLNRESSRSHGVFIIKLAQAPLDADGDNVLQEKEQITLSQLSLVDLAGSERTNRTKAEGNRLREAGNINQSLMTLRTCIEVLRENQMCGTNKMVPYRDSKLTHLFKNYFDGEGKVRMIVCVNPKAEDYEESLQVMRFAEMTQEVEVARPVDRPLCGLTPGRRFRNQAFREELARKLEIRGGPINGETEEQSALEILLPSFPPLPSCELLDINDDQTLPKLAEVLEERHKLRQKLSEEFAKNALTFKTILRELDSSIMSKENYVQGKLSEKEKIITGQKTELERMEKKIKTLEYKIEILEKTATIYEEDKRHLQQELESQSQKLQRQASDKRRLEARLQGMVAETTMKWEKECERRVAAKQLEMQNKLWVKDEKLKQLKAIVTEPKSEKPERPSRERDREKPIQRSISPPPVPPSSNFITQVPNSQQFVSNQQVHRRSNSCSSISVASCVMEWEQKTPSHKHTGGISKTRTRQQEPGQSRDCNTSDRRRGMCWTGITEVPKRRDELEIEEDQCCRNAPPVRLRHRRSRSAGERWVDHKPPSNLPTDTVMQPHVPHAITVAAASEKALAKCDKYMLTHQELASDGEIETKLIKGDVFKTRGGGQAVQFTEIETLKQESPTGRKRRSSPSSADPPADAANAEWTDVETRCSVAVEMRAGSALGPGYQHHAQPK; encoded by the exons ATGAAGGCGGC GAGGGTCAAGACCCCGCGGAGGCCGGCGCTGAAGAAGCCGGCGCCGTCCGGCCTGAAGGACCCTGTGGGG GTGTACTGCAGGGTGCGGCCGCTGAGCCGTCCGGATCAGGAGTGCTGCATCGAGGTGATCAACGAGAACACGGTGCAGATCCACCCACCCGACGGATACAGGATATTCCGCAACGGGGAGTACCGGGAG ACGCAGTATTCATTTAAGGAAGTGTTTGGTACCCTCGTTCCTCAAAAGGAGCTTTTTGATGTTGTGGCCAAACCTCTCGTTGAAGATCTCATTCGTGGGAAAAACG GTCTCCTTTTTACATATGGGGTGACAGGCAGTGGGAAAACTCACACTATGACAGGATCTCCTGGTGATGGAGGACTTCTCCCACGGTGTTTGGCTATGATCTTCAACAGCATAGGACCATTCCAAGCCAAGAGATTC GTTTTTAAGCTTGATGACAAGAATGGTGTGGATGTTCAGTGTGAAGTAGATGCTCTGTTAGAGCGACAAAAAAGAGATGCCATGCCTGTTCCCAAAACTCCTTCTGGCAA GCGACAGGTAGATCCAGAGTTTGCTGACATGATCAACGTGCAAGatcactgcaaagcagaagaagTTGATGAAGATAATGTCTACAGTGTCTTTGTCTCCTACATCGAGATCTACAACAACTACATTTATGACCTGTTGGAGGAGACACCATTTGACCTGATAAAACCCAA GTGGAACAATTGCAACACTCCTGTTCGAAACGGTGACTTTAT ACCTCCACAATCCAAAATACTTCGGGAGGACCAGAATCACAACATGTACGTCACAGGATGCACAGAAGTAGAGGTGAAATCCACAGAAGAAGCTTTTGAAGTCTTTTGGAAAG GGCAAAAGAAGAGGCGTATTGCAAACACTCAGCTGAATCGAGAATCTAGTCGATCTCACGGAGTCTTCATTATCAAGTTGGCTCAGGCACCTCTGGATGCAGACGGAGATAATGTGCTGCAG GAGAAGGAACAGATCACTTTAAGCCAGCTGTCCTTAGTTGATCTAGCTGGCAGTGAAAGGACTAATAGAACAAAAGCTGAAGGGAACCGGTTGCGAGAAGCAG gtAATATTAATCAGTCATTAATGACGTTAAGAACATGTATTGAAGTTCTACGGGAAAACCAGATGTGTGGAACAAATAAG atGGTGCCATACAGAGATTCCAAACTGACTCATCTCTTCAAGAACTATTttgatggggaagggaaagtgcGTATGATTGTATGTGTTAATCCTAAAGCTGAGGACTATGAGGAAAGCCTG CAAGTCATGCGTTTTGCAGAGATGACTCAGGAGGTGGAGGTTGCAAGGCCTGTCGACAGACCACTGTGTGGTTTAACACCAGGACGGCGCTTCAGGAATCAGGCCTTCAGAGAGGAGCTGGCACGGAAACTGGAGATTCGAGGCGGCCCAATTAATGGAG aaacagaagagcaatCTGCTTTAGAAATATTATTGCCGAGCTTTCCTCCCCTGCCTTCATGTGAGCTATTAGACATTAATGACGATCAAACACTTCCAAAGCTTGCTGAAGTCCTGGAAGAACGCCATAAACTACGACAAAAGTTGTCAGAGGAGTTTGCCAAAAATG CGCTTACATTTAAAACTATACTGCGAGAACTTGATTCCAGCATTATGTCCAAAGAAAACTATGTGCAAGGAAAATtgtctgaaaaagagaaaataataacaggACAGAAAACGGAGTTAGAAcggatggagaagaaaattaaaactttgGAATACAAG ATTGAGATTTTAGAGAAAACTGCTACTATTTATGAAGAAGATAAGCGTCACCTTCAGCAAGAACTTGAAAGCCAGAGCCAGAAACTGCAACGTCAGGCTTCTGACAAGCGTAGGTTGGAGGCACGGCTGCAAGGCATGGTTGCTGAAACAACCATGAAGTGGGAGAAGGAGTGT GAGCGTCGTgtagcagcaaagcagctggaaatgcaGAACAAACTTTGGGtcaaagatgaaaaactgaagcagcTGAAGGCCATTGTTACTGAACCAAAGAGCGAAAAGCCAGAGAGGCCTTCACgggagagagacagagagaagcCTATTCAGAGGTCAATCTCTCCACCACCAGTACCT CCTTCTAGTAACTTTATTACTCAGGTTCCTAACAGCCAGCAGTTCGTGAGCAACCAGCAGGTGCACAGACGTTCAAATTCTTGTAGCAGCATTTCTGTGGCTTCCTGTGTTATGGAGTGGGAGCAGAAAACACCTTCGCACAAGCATACCGGTGGCATTTCTAAAACAAGGACTAGACAACAAGAACCAGGACAAAGTAGAGACTGTAACACCTCAGACAGAAGGCGAGGGATGTGCTGGACTGGAATCACTGAGGTTCCCAAGCGTAGAGATGAGCTAGAAATAGAAGAGGATCAATGCTGCAGG AACGCGCCTCCAGTTCGTCTCAGGCACAGACGGTCGCGCTCAGCTGGGGAGAGATGGGTAGATCATAAGCCACCTTCTAATCTGCCCACTGACACAGTCATGCAACCACATGTCCCTCATGCCATCACAGTAGCAGCTGCAAGTGAAAAGGCACTAGCTAAGTGTGACAAGTACATGCTGACGCACCAGGAGCTAGCCTCTGATGGGGAGATtgaaacaaaactaattaaG GGTGATGTTTTCAAAACCAGAGGTGGTGGACAGGCTGTGCAGTTCACAGAGATAGAGACTCTCAAGCAAGAATCTCCAACTGG TCGGAAGCGAAGATCATCACCTTCCAGTGCTGATCCACCAGCGGATGCTGCAAATGCTGAATGGACCGATGTGGAAACCAGA TGTTCTGTGGCAGTGGAAATGAGGGCGGGATCTGCCCTTGGACCTGGATATCAGCATCACGCTCAGCCCAA ATAG